The genomic DNA GCCCATGGCCGCACCGGCCATACGGAAACCGTCAAGGTAATCTATGACCCGGCGGTGGTGAGCTATGACAACCTGCTCACCTGGTTCTGGCAGCACGTGGATCCCACTGACCCCAACGGCCAGTTCGTGGATCGCGGCCAGCAATACCGCAGCGCCATTTTCTATCAGACCGAGGCAGAGAAAAGCGCTGCCCTGGCGTCACGCAAGGCACTGGAGGAAAGTGGCCGTTTCGACAAGCCAGTGGTGACCGAAATCACCGAGCTGGATGCCTTCTACCCGGCGGAGGACTACCACCAGGATTACTACAAGACCCACAGCCTCAAGTACAAGTACTACCGCTATCGCTCCGGTCGCGACCAGTTTCTGCAGGAACACTGGGACGACCCGAAGCATCGTCCCTGGCTGACCGACCAGGTCACCCAGCGCTGGCAGGGCCCGGAGCAGTTCCAACGGCCCAGCGATGCGGTGCTGAAAAAATCCTTGCCCAAACTGGTCTACCAGGTGACCCGGGAAGACGCCACCGAGCGGGCCTTCCAGAACGAATACTTCGACCACAAGGCCGAAGGCATCTACGTGGATGTGATCAGCGGCGAGCCGTTGTTTTCCTCCACGGACAAGTACAAGTCCGGCACCGGCTGGCCCAGCTTTACCCGGCCCATCGACAAGGAATTCGTGACCCTGCACGAAGACAACAAACTGTGGGCCACCCGCACGGAAGTGCGCAGCCGCTACGCGGATTCCCACCTGGGGCATGTGTTCAGCGACGGCCCCGAGCCCACCGGCCAGCGCTGGTGCATGAACTCCGCCGCGCTGCGCTTTGTGCCCAAGGCCGAGATGGAAAAACAGGGTTACGGGGAGTATTTATCCCTGTTTGAGTAATGGCAGCCGTGGCCGGTTGATGACAATGGCGATCACCCCGGCCACCGCCAGCGCCCAGCAGTAATGGATGGCACCGATCAGCGCCAGCGGCGACAGCCCGGCGATGGAACAGGCCAGCAACACCTGGGCGCCGTAGGGAATCAGCCCCTGCACCACGCAGGAAAAGATATCCAGCACACTGGCCGAGCGACGCAGGTCCACACCATGGTCTTCGGCGATGTCTCTGGCCATCTCCCCGGTAAGCACGATG from Alcanivorax sp. includes the following:
- the msrB gene encoding peptide-methionine (R)-S-oxide reductase MsrB; this encodes MRTLLLLAALTLSAPVLAAEAYFAGGCFWCTESDFEELDGVSEAISGFAGGDEKNPSYEDVAHGRTGHTETVKVIYDPAVVSYDNLLTWFWQHVDPTDPNGQFVDRGQQYRSAIFYQTEAEKSAALASRKALEESGRFDKPVVTEITELDAFYPAEDYHQDYYKTHSLKYKYYRYRSGRDQFLQEHWDDPKHRPWLTDQVTQRWQGPEQFQRPSDAVLKKSLPKLVYQVTREDATERAFQNEYFDHKAEGIYVDVISGEPLFSSTDKYKSGTGWPSFTRPIDKEFVTLHEDNKLWATRTEVRSRYADSHLGHVFSDGPEPTGQRWCMNSAALRFVPKAEMEKQGYGEYLSLFE